The following nucleotide sequence is from Chryseobacterium sp. CY350.
ATGAACGAAAACGGACAATTGGTAACTGTCATCATGAATGATTCTGAAAATGACATCGACACCAATCTTTGGATCGAAGGAATGTCGGCAAAATTATCTTCACCTGCACATTCTATACAAACTGTAATTTTATAGACTTCATATTAACATTTTTATTATTAGGATCGGCGGCACCTTTTGTGCCGCCGATTTGTTTTGTTTAATTAAAATATCTATTGCTATTTTACGATCTAAATCGTTGATTACATATATTTTATAATTTCGTTAAAAAAAATCGTGTGGTATCAAATTTAATATTAAATTTAACCTACCATTTAATTAAAACAAAATAATTATGAACGCACTTAGCACAAATGAAAACTTTTATGCTGTTTTACAGCATCTTCCCAAACCAAAGTATCCGTTTCCCGATTTTATTCATCCCGACATGCAAAAACAGAGGGAAGAATATTACGAATGGATCGACAAAGAGTATGCATTTCAGAGCATAGAAGCCAAAGAGAAGCATAAAAAGCATCACCTAACAGATATCGCAGCAAGAGGATGTCCATTTTTAAAAGATTTAGCAGAGTTGCGTCCATTAGCAAATTATACGGCAAACGGCGCGATGATGGATGATTATTTTGATCGTTGTTCGCGTGATGAAATGTATCAAATAATGAATCAAATTATTACTTTACTGTCAGGTGAAGACCCTCACGAGCCCAAAGAAAATGGGATATTCCATTTGTTTTGGGTTTTAAGACAAGATGCTATAAAATGTGAAATTCCTGAAAAAAATTTATACAAGATTTGTAAAATCAATTAAGGATGTTTTGATAGGATATTCGGAGGAAAAAATTTATTACAGAGCAAATACAGTTCCTCCTTTGTCGGTTTATCTCCTTATTAGAGAAGCAACAAGCGGAGTACAGCCTTATTGTGACTATGTAATTTTACAGAAAGAGTACCGAAATCTTCCCGAGGAAGTTTTTGATCACCCTTATATCAAACGTCTTTATAGTCTATGCTCACTAATGATTGGAATTCATAATGATATTATTTCTTTACCAAAAGAACTGATGCGGGAAGGTAATACGATGAATATCGTGAAAGTTCTGCAGAAAGAAAATAATTTATCGTTAATAGACGCTTATAAAAAAGCTATGGAAATTCATGATGACTATCTGAAACAATTCTTAATCCTGCAGGAGCATCTTCCTCCATTCGGCGAGTATCAGAGCAATGTGTATGATTATGTGCAGGATCTTGGCACCATGATTTCCGGAGTATATGCATGGCATACAAATGACACATCAAGATACATTGACGGAGGATATGTTGAAGGCGAATTTTCCGGCTGGTAATTAAATAAAATTTTATTGATTGAAAAACCCATGTAGAATATCATGGGTTTTTTATTTTTCCGGTAGTGTCTCACTAATTGTGTAAGTTAAAAAGTTATTCTGGAAAATTTTGAGCCCTCATAGCTCAAAAAATTTTACGGAAATAACTTTTTATTATTTTTAACCATTACATAGTTATGATAGACAAAGAAGACTTATTAAACAACAAGGATTTCTATAAGTCCTTTAAAAATGGAGAAGACCTAACCTCTTTCTTCAAAGAAATGCATAAGCGAGCTGTAGAACATATGCTTGATGCAGAATTGGACACCCATCTGGATAATGAAAAGCATGAGAAATCCATCACTGGAAATTACAGAAACGGATATGGGACCAAAAAGATAAAATCCTCATTTGGCGAATCTGAAATTAAAGTTCCCCGAGATAGAGAAGGCAGTTTTGAGCCTGCATTAGTCCCCAAAAGACACAACATCATCGATGGTTTGGAGAATATTATTATCTCATTCTATGCTAAAGGAATGAGTGTAAGCGATATTGAAGAACAAATCAAAGAAATGTATGATTTTGAAGTCTCCACATCTACCATCTCACGAATCACCAATGCTGTTGCCAGTGAAGTGGTGAGTTGGCAGAACCGTCCGCTTGAAGATTTATACCTCATTGTCTGGATGGATGGCATTGTTTTCAAGGTAAGGGAAAACTCCAAAGTCATTAATAAAACCGTTTATCTGGCTGTGGGATTAAACCGTGACGGGAGAAAGGAAGTGTTAGGAATGTGGCTTGGAAAAAATGAAAGTTCAGCTTTCTGGATGGGCGTTCTCACAGATTTAAAAGCCCGTGGTGTAGAGGATATTCTCATCACCGCCACCGATAATTTAAACGGATTTACCCAGACTATTCGTTCTGTTTTTCCTGAATCTCAAACCCAAATTTGTGTCGTACACCAAATCAGAAATGCCTGCAAATATGTGGTTTGGAAGGACAGAAAAGAATTTTCTGCCGATATGAAACATATTTACACCGCTCCAACAAAACAAGCAGATGAAGCAGTTCTGGGTGATTTTGCAGCAAAATGGGAAAGCAAATATTCTTATTCTATTGCATCCTGGCGGAATAATTGGGATGAACTGACCGTATTTTTTGAATTCCCTTTAGAGATCCGAAAAATCATTTATACCACCAATTTAATTGAAAACCTCAACGGTAAAATTCGAAAATACACCATAAACAAAATGTCTTTTCCTACAGATGATGCCGTCATGAAATCAGTGTATCTCGCTTTAAAAGAAGCTACTAAAAAATGGACAATGCCAATTCAAAATTGGGGTATTGTTCTTAACCAGTTTATGCTTATTTTTGAACAAAGGCTCAGATTATAAAATCCAAGCCCTAACTTTTTAACTTACACACTTTATGCGATAGTGTCATTTTTCCTAAACTTTCATTACTTAATATTTACCTTATTTCCACAATTCAACAACCCATTCTCAATCCAGAATCCATCTTTAGCTTCGGAGCCGAATCATTCACGTTCAAAACTTCAGAATCTACACTTTGACCTGCATATTCTATTTCCAGAAAATACTCCTGTTCGCTGCCTTCTAGTAGCTGCCTTCCAATTGTTGCCTTTATTGCGGAAATATTCAGAAGGTAATTGTTGTATACCTTTTATGAACTCTCAGTACATAATCATGCTCAAAAACCAGATGATAAGATCTATGGAAAATTTATTCGTCCATCAGAGGGAACAATAACGTATGATTACAAGTTAATTTTATTACTCTATTTTTTCAAGCTTTAGCCATTTATTACTGATAAATCTTCCTGATTTAATAAAGTAAAAATTCTTAATTTTTTTTTATGTACATTGTGTTAATTGTACTATCATTTGAACATATTCCTTCTCCATCGTATTTTAAAATAAATACTTTATCTGTTTTCTTCAACAGAATATTCTCCTTCGCAATAGGCTTGTAGAGAATTATTTGTGTCAAGTTTTAGATATATTTTATTATCACTAAAATGAAATCAAATTTCATGTTAATTTTATTTTCAGTACCTATTTCTTCAACTGTTGTTGTAATTGTATAATTACCACTAAGATAATTTTGTGCACAACTATTAATACACAATAAAAATGTAAACGCAATAACAAATTTTTTCATTATAATTCTTGTTTTACACAAAAAAGCCGAAACAGTAATGTTCCGGCTAAATTATTTTTAAATAAAATATTTACATATCGTATTTTGCAATTACTTTCTGGGTAACTCCTGAACTGCTGAAACCTCCATCATGGAAAAGATTCTGCATCGTTACTTTTTTAGTAAGATCAGAAAATAAAGTTACACAGTAATCGGCACATTCCAAAGCGGTTGCGTTTCCAAGAGGAGACATATCTTCGGCATAACCAAGAAATCCTCCGAAACCTTTTACTCCGCTTCCTGCAGTAGTTACCGTAGGAGACTGAGAAACAGTGTTTACACGCACTTTTCTCTCACCCCAATAGTTTCCGAAAGTTCTGGCAATACTTTCGAGATAAGCTTTGTTGTCAGACATATCATTATAATCAGGGAACGTTCTTTGAGCAGCAATATACGATAAAGCAAGAATGCTTCCCCATTCGTTCATACAGTCTTTTTCCCACGCGGTACGCATTACTTTATGAAAAGAAACTGCCGAAATATCCCATCCTTTTTCTGTCCAGTCGTAATTCATTTCTGTATAATGTTTCCCTTTTCTTACATTTACGGACATTCCTATTGAGTGAAGGATAAAATCAATCTTACCAAATTTTGCAATGGCAGCATCAAAAAGTTTCCCAAGATCTTCTGTAGACGTTGCATCGGCACCAATCACTTCAGAACCGGTTTTTTCTGCTAAACCATTCAGTTCTCCCATTCTCAATGCGATAGGAGCATTTGATAAAATAAACTCAGCGCCTTCTTCATGGCATCTCTCAGCAACTTTCCATGCGATAGATTGTTCATTAAGGGCTCCAAAAATAATTCCCTTCTTCCCTTTAAGTAAACCGTATGACATAATTTTTTAATGTTTAATATTTACAAATGTAGCAATAATTTGTGTTTAGCACATAATAAAAAACGGAGCCTTTGTAAAAAGACTCCATTTTTTTTGAATATATTTAAAAGACTGAATTTTTCTAATTCGTTTTCTTGTTCCATTCTGCTTTTACATCTTCAGCAGCATCTTTCGTTTTTTCCCATGCATCACTTGCTCCGTCTTTTATATCTTCCCAAGTGTCAGATGCATTAGCTTTTACTCTGTCTAGCCAGTCTTCCTGCGTTGCTTCCTGGTCGTTGTCACGCTTTTCTTTGATATAATCTCTCGCTTTGTCTGCCAAATCGCTAACTTTCCATTTTGCGTCATTAGCTGTACTTCTTAAAGAGTCTTCTGTGTTGTTAACTGCTTTTTCTGCTTTGTTATAATCTTGATTGTCCATAATAATAAGTATTTGAGTGTTATATAAATTATAATACACAAGAACCATACCTAAAGAAATAAAAGATTTGTTAATTTTTTCACAATTATTTTAAAAGGAAATTTTAGAGTTTAAGTATTTATTTTACCGAGTGAAATTACAACGAGTGAATCGTCTAATATCCATTAGTCAGTCTGAGTTGATAATAGCATATCGCTACATCACATTAGTAACTGTTTAATATTTATTTGAATCAACATTCACAAATAACATCAATATGTTAATAATTACCACCAATAATTTGTAAAACGTTAATATCATGCTACTTTATTCTATATCTTTGCAAAAACTAAGAAGCTAAGAAACTAAAAATGAAAACTAAATTATTACTTATTTCCCTTCTGTCAGCATTTTCGCTAACGGTAGCAAGGGCTCAGGTTGGGATAGGAACATTAACGCCGGACGCATCTGCAATTTTGCATCTGAGCAATCCAAACAAGGGACTTCTTCTGACGAGTATAGCACTTACTTCCGTAAACGACGCGTCGACAATTCCGTCGCCTGCAACAGGACTTTTAATCTGGAATAATGGACTCGGTGGCTTAGCAGCAAAGGGTCTTTATTATTGGGACAACAGCAAGTGGAATTCTCTATCATCTGCAAATTCATCTGCAAATGTAAACGCATGGAATACTTCCGGAGGAAATTCGGGCTCTGGTTCTGGCGCAAGTACAACCATTTCGATGGGGACTTCCAGCTATGACGATCTCGTTTTGCTAGTTAATAATAACTCTGCTGCAAGATTTGGTGCTAATAATTCAGTAAGTATAGGAATTCAGTCTGCGGCAGCTAACGGTGGAGTAGCGATGGGCCACAATGCGCAGTCAACTTCAAATCAAAGTGCTGCATTCGGTGTTAATTCTATTGCCGCAGGTTACCAGTCGGTTGCACTGGGATATAACGCTAAAACGAACTCAAATAGTGAAACTGCATTAGGATACAATACACTGACAAACGGGCAAAACTCTACAGCTTTAGGTTCTGGCGCGGCGGCCACGGGTCAGTTTTCTACAGCTCTCGGATATGGCTCTTCGACGAATCAGGCAAATGCAATAATCCTTGGGAACTCATTTGCTAACGTAGGGATTGGTACAGATACGCCGAACAACTCTGTAAAAATAGATGTAAACGGACAGTATAAACTTGGCACAAACGGCAGCGTTCACAAAAATCAAATCAGTTTTGAAGTTTGGCCAAATGTGTCAATTACAGGACTGCAATCTGGCCGTACAGATCAGATTACAATAAATATTCCGGCAGGATTTCAGCCGGGTTCTACCAAGGCAAGCATTGTTGTCTCTCCGGCAAATGATTTTGCAGGGAACACAAATTTCGGGTTAAGCAACCCGAGAATGAACTCAGTTTCAAGCCTTACAGTCAATGTCACCAATATCTCAAATGGTAATGCAAATCTGTATTCCGGCCACTTTTATGTTACGATCAGCGAATTTTAAAAAGAAAAAAGGATTCTTATCAAGAATCCTTTGTAAATTTATTTAATAACTCTTTCCAAAACCCATTCTATGAGTCGTTTTTCAGAGTTGTGGTGATCAGACGAAAACTCTCCGCGTCTTCTGTTGGCAATTACATTGTTTACAGTAATTGCTTTATGACCCAAAAGTTTTGCAAATGCATAAATAGCCGATGTTTCCATTTCAAAATTGGTGATTCCGAGATCGTTTAAAGTCTCAAGGAATTGATCATCAAGAGCTTTCAAACGAAGTTCTCTGCCTTGCGGAGCATAAAATCCGGGAAAAGTAGCTGTATTACCGTGATATTTTGCATCTTTAAAAATTTCACCCAATTCTGCCGACCATTCTGAAAAATAAAGCATCGGTTTAATTGTTTCATATGGAAATTTCTGTGTGAAGTTTTTAGAAAATTCGTTCTCAAAATTGTGATCCTTGTAAAAATGCATCAGTCCGTCAAAACCAACTACATTTTGAGTAACCAGCATATTATCGACCTGTACATCAGGATTTACGCTTCCGCAAGTTCCCATTCTGTACAGTTCAAGAGTTTTGTGCTCTGTTTTAAATTCTTTTTTCTGAAGATCGATATTCACCAAAGCATCCAGCTCATTCATCACAATATCAATGTTTTCAGTACCAATTCCTGTTGATAACACAGAAATTCTTTTACCACGTAAAGTTCCTGTATGGGTATAGAATTCTCTTTTGTTTTTTTTAATTTCTACAGTGTCAAAATATTGAGAGACTTTTGGTACACGATCTGGATCGCCCACAAGAATTATTTTTTCTGCGATATCTTCCGGTAGAAGATTCAGGTGATAAACGCTTCCGTCAGTATTAAGAACAAGCTCTGAAGCTGAAAGTTTATTTAGCATAATATTTTTATATAGTTTAAATGATCATCTGTTTTTTACAATTTTAAGGGATTTAAAAGTAATGAATATAAATGAAGCAAAATGTAAACATTATTTAATTTTTCGTTAAAACTGCGGTAATCTTAGGATGATAGTTTTGCAGATGCGAAAATTCACGAAAAATTATCTTTTAATCATCTTTACAGCGATCATTGGTTGCGCAATAATGTCTTTTAATACAGTTGATGAAGGGATAAAAGTTGAAAAAACATTTGTCGAAGAAGGTTTATTAAAATTTAAAATTCAACTTGAAAATTTAAAATCAGACGTTTACCTCTATAAGGAAGATAAAATTACCATCGGAAAACTACAGTCTTCCTTAAAAGATACCAGAAATTCGTACAAAGAAATTGAATTCTACATCGCCTACCATTATCCTGAATTTTCAAAAACACATCTTAATGCAGCTCCCTTATTTAGAATTGAAGCAGCCGGAACTTCTGCTTACACGTTGCCTCCGGAAGGCTTGCAGGTACTTGATGAACTGATTTTTTCTGATGAAGCAGATGACCGGAAAGATAAAATCATCGAAATCACAGATTTTCTGTTCAATAATTATAATAATTTTTATGTAAGTACGATAAAAAATGGCTTAAGCAAAGGAAATAATAAAACTTTAGCTTTAAGAATCGAACTTATCAGAATTTATACGCTAGGATTAACGGGCTTTGATACGCCAGGATCTCTGAATATTTCTGAAGAAGCTTCATTTGCTTTTCGGGGAATGCAAAAGTATATTCAGACCGAATCTTATTTTAAAAATTTCGATACTTCCAAAGCAGAAAAGCTTATCTCAGAAAGCATAATTTATCTCTCAAAAAATCAGGATTTTGAAACATTTGACCGTATAGAATTTTATAAAAAATACCTACAGCCTATATATGAAGAATTGGGTATATGGGATGGGAATTCAGATGACTTAAAAGAGTTTTCTGGTTGGAATGTCAGCAATAAAAACTTTTTCAGCAGCGATTTTCTTGATCCTTATTTTTTTACAATCTTAAAAAGTTCTGAAGATAATAATGAATTGAGAAATTTAGGTAAAGAAATATTTTTTGATGAAAACCTTAGCGACAACGGTAAAATGAGCTGCGCAACCTGCCACCTTCCGGAAAATGGTTTTGCAGACGGTGAAGCAAAATCTCTGAGTAATGCAGAAGGAAAAACGGTTTTGAGAAATTCTCCTTCCTTATATAATGCAGTTTTTGCCAAAAGATTTTTCTACGATATGCGTGCTTTTTATCTCGAACAACAGGCAGAACATGTCATCTATAATAGCGATGAATTTAATACCAGTTACGAAAGCATCATCAAAAAACTAAAAACAAAACCTGATTATAAAAAGGCATTCCGCAAAGCATTCAAAAATGGAGATATTGATAAACAGAATTTCTCTAAAGCCTTAAGTTCGTATGTTTCATCTTTATATTCTTTCGACAGCGATTTTGACAGGTTTATGAGAAGCGAGAAAGAAATTTCAGATGATGCCAAAAAAGGATTCAATCTTTTTATGGGCAAAGCCAATTGTGCAACCTGTCATTTTGCGCCCCATTTTTCAGGTTTGGTTCCTCCGTTTTTTAATGAAAATGAATCTGAAGTTTTGGGTGTGACGAAAAAACCGATTAAAATTTCTCCTTTGGAAATAGATTCTGATCAGGGAAGAATAAAAAGTAATGTCAAAAAAGAAGATTCTTGGATCTATGAAAATTCTTTCAAAACGATGACGGTGAGAAATATTGCTTTAACAAAACCTTACTTTCATAATGGAGCTTTCAATACTTTGGAAGAGGTTTTAGATTTTTATAATGAAGGCGGAGGAGAAGGTTTAGGTTTAAAAATAAAAAATCAGACATTGCCTGCCGACAAACTGAATCTTACAGAAACGGAAATCAAACAAATTATCGCTTTTCTGAATTCTCTGACCGATGTTAGTAAAGCGAAAGTGAAGTAGTATTATTTACGATGAATGTTGTGTATTTGACAATGTTTTTTCAATTTTTTGCAAATAATATTTTAAAAATTTCGCACAATTTATTAGTACAATACGATTCGATTTAACAATAAATTAATGCTCGTAACATTTGGTTTGGGATTTATTAATATTGAGATAGATTTAATTAAAACCCTATTAACAGAGGGTTCATTACAAAAAGATAGTTTTGCAACGATAAATAAAGGTATTAATAAATGAAAAGAAAATTACTTACAGTTGCTGCACTTGCTTTGATGACGAGTACAGCACTTCAAGCTCAGACAACGATATTTCCTTTGGGATCATCTTGGAAATTTAATGATAATGATGTTGCGCTTGTGAGCAGCTGGAAAGATGCAAATTACAACACTTCAGCTTGGCCTTCCGGAAACGGACCTCTAGGATATGGTGATCCTGTAACTACTAGTTTCGTATCAGGTGTTGATACGGCATATCTTACCAAAGATTTTACTGTAAACTTGGCTGATCTTACCAACACTGTGGAATTTGGCGTAAGAAGAGACGATGGTATAATTGTTTATCTGAATGGCGAAGAAGTGGTGAGAGATAATATGAACGCAGGAGTTGTAAATCATGCAGATTTCTCAACCGGAATTGTTGACGGAGCGGCAGAAACAGCCATTAATATTTTTTCTATTCCGAAAAACAAGTTTGTTCAGGGTAATAACAGAATATCCATCGAACTTCATAATAGAAGCGCAACAAGTTCAGATCTTACCATTGATGCTTATCTTAAAAATATAGGAACAGTAATACCTCCCGCAAATACTTGCACCGGAACTCACATCAGCTGTTTTACATCAATTGTTCCAACTGCTCAAACCTCAAAACTCATTATTCCTGCTGAACACAGATTTCAGATGATCTTGAAAGAGGGAGAAGCTTATACAGAAGGTGGCGGTTTCGTTGGAGGACAAAACGATTTTACAGGTTATGTAGCCAAAAATGCAAGTAGTACAAATGGTTATCTTTCGGTAAATCATGAGACCAGTCCTGGTGGTGTGACAATGGCAGAAATCAATTACAATAGTACCTCAAAACTTTGGCAGTTAACAAAATCCAGAGGTGTTAGTTTTTCTGCAACAAGTCTGGTTCAGACAATCAGAAACTGTTCCGGTGGGGTGACTCCCTGGGGAACTATCGTTACAGCCGAAGAATCTGTAACAGGAAATGATACCAATGCAGACGGATACCATGATTACGGCTGGTTGGTAGAAATTGATCCTGCAACCGCCCAGGTAATGTCACATAATGCCAATGGAACAAAAGATAAACTTTGGCAGATGGGAATTATGAATCACGAAAATGTAGTCGTGAATAATGCAGGAACAATTGCATACTACGGCGAAGATGGAGGAACAAACATGGTTTACAAATACGTCATGGATACACCGAATAATCTTGCAGTAGGTAACTTATACGTTTTGCATCTAGATCAGGGAATTTCTGCTGGAAATCCTGTAGGAACTACAGCAACGTGGATTCAGGTTCCGAATAAAACGCAGGCTGACCAAAATAATACACAGGCATTAGCTCAATCATTGGGCGGAACAGCTTTCAATGGAGTAGAGGATGTAGAAATAAGCCCTCTCGACGGAAAAGTTTATTTCACAGCGAAAGGTTTAGACAAAATCTATAGATTACAGGATAATGGTACAACGGCCTCTCAGGTTGAAGTTTTTGCTGGCGGATCTACAACTCAATATTCATTTAATACTGCACAAGGTGTAAAAACTGAATTTTGGGGAGATGGTAATGATAACTTAACTTTTGACGAATTAGGAAATCTTTGGGTTCTTCAGGATGGCGGTAAAAACTACATTTGGGTAATTGCTCCAGATCATACAGCAGCAAATCCGAAGGTGAGACTTTTTGCTTCAATGCCTGCAGGTTCAGAACCTACGGGATTAACGTTCACTCCAGATCATAAATTCGGATTCTTCTCTGTACAACATCCTAGTTCTACCATTGATACTGATACCGATGCTACGGGAAATGTTATCAATTACAAAGGGAAATCTGCAACCATGGTCATTGCCTTACAACAGTTTTTAGGAACAAATGCGGTATTGGGAACTACCGAAACTGTAAAGGAAACAGAAGTAACAGTTTCTCCTAAC
It contains:
- a CDS encoding terpene synthase family protein, which encodes MKFLKKIYTRFVKSIKDVLIGYSEEKIYYRANTVPPLSVYLLIREATSGVQPYCDYVILQKEYRNLPEEVFDHPYIKRLYSLCSLMIGIHNDIISLPKELMREGNTMNIVKVLQKENNLSLIDAYKKAMEIHDDYLKQFLILQEHLPPFGEYQSNVYDYVQDLGTMISGVYAWHTNDTSRYIDGGYVEGEFSGW
- a CDS encoding IS256 family transposase; the protein is MIDKEDLLNNKDFYKSFKNGEDLTSFFKEMHKRAVEHMLDAELDTHLDNEKHEKSITGNYRNGYGTKKIKSSFGESEIKVPRDREGSFEPALVPKRHNIIDGLENIIISFYAKGMSVSDIEEQIKEMYDFEVSTSTISRITNAVASEVVSWQNRPLEDLYLIVWMDGIVFKVRENSKVINKTVYLAVGLNRDGRKEVLGMWLGKNESSAFWMGVLTDLKARGVEDILITATDNLNGFTQTIRSVFPESQTQICVVHQIRNACKYVVWKDRKEFSADMKHIYTAPTKQADEAVLGDFAAKWESKYSYSIASWRNNWDELTVFFEFPLEIRKIIYTTNLIENLNGKIRKYTINKMSFPTDDAVMKSVYLALKEATKKWTMPIQNWGIVLNQFMLIFEQRLRL
- a CDS encoding enoyl-ACP reductase FabI; protein product: MSYGLLKGKKGIIFGALNEQSIAWKVAERCHEEGAEFILSNAPIALRMGELNGLAEKTGSEVIGADATSTEDLGKLFDAAIAKFGKIDFILHSIGMSVNVRKGKHYTEMNYDWTEKGWDISAVSFHKVMRTAWEKDCMNEWGSILALSYIAAQRTFPDYNDMSDNKAYLESIARTFGNYWGERKVRVNTVSQSPTVTTAGSGVKGFGGFLGYAEDMSPLGNATALECADYCVTLFSDLTKKVTMQNLFHDGGFSSSGVTQKVIAKYDM
- a CDS encoding nucleoside phosphorylase is translated as MLNKLSASELVLNTDGSVYHLNLLPEDIAEKIILVGDPDRVPKVSQYFDTVEIKKNKREFYTHTGTLRGKRISVLSTGIGTENIDIVMNELDALVNIDLQKKEFKTEHKTLELYRMGTCGSVNPDVQVDNMLVTQNVVGFDGLMHFYKDHNFENEFSKNFTQKFPYETIKPMLYFSEWSAELGEIFKDAKYHGNTATFPGFYAPQGRELRLKALDDQFLETLNDLGITNFEMETSAIYAFAKLLGHKAITVNNVIANRRRGEFSSDHHNSEKRLIEWVLERVIK
- a CDS encoding cytochrome-c peroxidase gives rise to the protein MSFNTVDEGIKVEKTFVEEGLLKFKIQLENLKSDVYLYKEDKITIGKLQSSLKDTRNSYKEIEFYIAYHYPEFSKTHLNAAPLFRIEAAGTSAYTLPPEGLQVLDELIFSDEADDRKDKIIEITDFLFNNYNNFYVSTIKNGLSKGNNKTLALRIELIRIYTLGLTGFDTPGSLNISEEASFAFRGMQKYIQTESYFKNFDTSKAEKLISESIIYLSKNQDFETFDRIEFYKKYLQPIYEELGIWDGNSDDLKEFSGWNVSNKNFFSSDFLDPYFFTILKSSEDNNELRNLGKEIFFDENLSDNGKMSCATCHLPENGFADGEAKSLSNAEGKTVLRNSPSLYNAVFAKRFFYDMRAFYLEQQAEHVIYNSDEFNTSYESIIKKLKTKPDYKKAFRKAFKNGDIDKQNFSKALSSYVSSLYSFDSDFDRFMRSEKEISDDAKKGFNLFMGKANCATCHFAPHFSGLVPPFFNENESEVLGVTKKPIKISPLEIDSDQGRIKSNVKKEDSWIYENSFKTMTVRNIALTKPYFHNGAFNTLEEVLDFYNEGGGEGLGLKIKNQTLPADKLNLTETEIKQIIAFLNSLTDVSKAKVK
- a CDS encoding alkaline phosphatase PhoX; protein product: MKRKLLTVAALALMTSTALQAQTTIFPLGSSWKFNDNDVALVSSWKDANYNTSAWPSGNGPLGYGDPVTTSFVSGVDTAYLTKDFTVNLADLTNTVEFGVRRDDGIIVYLNGEEVVRDNMNAGVVNHADFSTGIVDGAAETAINIFSIPKNKFVQGNNRISIELHNRSATSSDLTIDAYLKNIGTVIPPANTCTGTHISCFTSIVPTAQTSKLIIPAEHRFQMILKEGEAYTEGGGFVGGQNDFTGYVAKNASSTNGYLSVNHETSPGGVTMAEINYNSTSKLWQLTKSRGVSFSATSLVQTIRNCSGGVTPWGTIVTAEESVTGNDTNADGYHDYGWLVEIDPATAQVMSHNANGTKDKLWQMGIMNHENVVVNNAGTIAYYGEDGGTNMVYKYVMDTPNNLAVGNLYVLHLDQGISAGNPVGTTATWIQVPNKTQADQNNTQALAQSLGGTAFNGVEDVEISPLDGKVYFTAKGLDKIYRLQDNGTTASQVEVFAGGSTTQYSFNTAQGVKTEFWGDGNDNLTFDELGNLWVLQDGGKNYIWVIAPDHTAANPKVRLFASMPAGSEPTGLTFTPDHKFGFFSVQHPSSTIDTDTDATGNVINYKGKSATMVIALQQFLGTNAVLGTTETVKETEVTVSPNPTAGLVKIDAPKALKNLEVTAYSMDGKIVYQKKFTGNNSSLELDFTSQLQVSRVLMLNIEADGFQKTVKILKK